A stretch of DNA from Vulpes lagopus strain Blue_001 chromosome 12, ASM1834538v1, whole genome shotgun sequence:
TAAATACTGGACTTCATAttcaaatcttatttaaaatagatgGACATAAGTTAAGACTGATCAAATACCTATCACCCCCTTGGACCTATCCTCCAGCCTGACTCTTACCAATCTTCTCAATAGTTGGCATGCAGCCACAGcatttagttttcaaatatcCCATCACCACCTGGGATAAGATCAGGGTTGTCTTTTCTTAGAAAGTCTGTGAATTCCTCATGGAGCAGTGGACCAGAAGCCAAGAGATCCGAACTCTGtttctatcttcattttaaaCTGATTTCCATGTCACTTAGCTAATCCATGGCTAATCACAGGCATACATCTATTCAACAAGATACATGACCAGCTCACAGACTTTAGAGCATTACTGTAAtttcaaatgaggaaaacatCCAATCCTTTAACAGCTGTAACAGCACACAGATATGGAAAACTTTAATTATTCATTCTTCACTTATTATTCATGCTTTAGAGCCCAGTACCAAAATATAGCCCTGGCAACTCAGTTTTTTCAAATAAAGGGAGAATATGTATCAAAATGAAGTTATCCAACTCTGCTGACAGCAAGCAAATGTAATCAATAACTGCCAAGTAACATTTTCCTCATagtgataaatatataataatataattttccaaGAAGTGTGTGAGACAATGTAACTAACAATTATGTCGTGGCTAGTAATTTAATAAATGTACCCAAAAGTTGGGTttaagacacacagagaacaaaatggcTTGGCTCCAATGTTTTACATATGACCAAAATATAATATCCAGTTGGAAAGGTTAGAAACAGTAAAAGATTCACtatctaaattttattataagaaacaaGTGGCCACAGGTTTTAATACCacaataattttaagtatatatttgtatatatatgttccTTAAAACaactgtattcttaaaaatatacatgtatatgtgtatatattctcTATACTTATATAGATCTATGTACATGCCTATGTCTATACCTATAGATATCACACCTACACAttctttctacacacacacacacacacgcacacacacacagacacacacacacacagaagcttacatatacacatgtaaatACACTTTAGACCCTGTATCAAATCAGAACATATTCAGGgcaaagataaagaagaaagtaactgccattttaaaatacttattacaTGCCACATGCATTCCCTATCTCTACTTCCTTGCTCATCTACTCTCTTGATAATGTTTTTCACTCCCAAGGTTTCACAACAATCTGTGATTTGCTCCCTGTCTTCTCTGGTTCCAGCTTGAATCTTTCCAGAACTTCCAACCTGTAAACCTGAAAAAAGACTAATAGTGTAACTTGGAAGTAAAATAACAGGTTCTAAAGCTGGACTCTTGGTTCCACTGTTTACAAGTTGCACTTTGAACTTACTAACTTATAAAGATATGTATGGCCCTATGGTGACTTTCCTATTACCAGTGGaccaaagaataaagaattcaaaTCTGGTTCTGCAAAATACGTTGGCCATATTGAAAGTGGAGGGCTTCAGCACAATTCCAAGTTAGTAATGAAGAAGATGGGGAATCTTCCTGGTGGGCAGTAATAATACACATAATTGCTCATTTTACTTAGAAGGAAAAATTACCAGAAGTACAATTCTATACCAAGGCATGGGGACCAGCTAGTGGTTTGACAAGCTGATCAGGGAATTAAAAGGAACACTACTAGAAAATTGGTGACACTGAGTTTGAGAATGGATTATGTGAACATACTTCTTTAAATAGGCATGGAGGGGGAAGATATTCAGGTCCCATATACTCATAAAAGGATAGTAGCAGAGTATAATCTTAACAATTGGGTGAACAAGATGACCCATTCATATGCTTATTACTCTTCTTCAGCAATCCTTCTCAATGGCTAAGACACAAAGTGATCATGACAGCAGGGATGATTATGTATGGACTCAAAATGAGGACCTGCACTCATCAAGACTAGTCTGGCTATGCACTGTTGAGACCCAATCTACCAATGGACAGGCCACCACTGCACCTATACTGAGCACCATTCCTTGGACCACTTTAATCATGGAAAGGGCAGTGGTTTGCTATCACTTGAACAGACACTTAACAATGTAGATTTACCTTctgtctttgcaacttttctatgtATACCATCATCCATGAACTTGCTAAATGTTTTATCTGTTAGTACCTTGGTACATAATAAAGCAATAACCTTTTAGAGGTGTTAGTTATGGCAACAGCTGGATAACACTACCTTGCCAGGCTGAGGTAATGTCTTCCATGCTCTAAATGACAAACAAATACATAGTTCTATTTTCCCAGAGCTGGGCATTTTAGGCCTGGGAATCAATAGGTAGAGATGAGAGTGGGTCCTATCACAATTACCTCTAGTCTTCCACTAGAGAAATATCCATTTCTATAAATTTGGGGTTTGCTGGTCTAGAAGTCTTTTCTACTAGGGATCACAGCAATGGCTCCATTAAACTGGAAGTTGACAGTGTCACCCTGCCATGGTTTGGAAAGGGATGTTGTATCCTCTTTTAGAAACAGAACCAGTGTACTAGTTTTGTGAGGGAAAGTTGCATTACCTTAGGTAAAagcatatttttgttattgtccTTATTTCAAATACAGGTATGATTAGGAAAGATGCTCTGTTATGTCAAATTGACAAGTGGTGGATTACTTTGGCTTTCTAAGTGTCAGCTTAGCTAGGCTTCAACATTTTTTCCAGAATTCAGAAGTGAGAGATCCTGAGCCAGAGATATCCAGCTAAGTCACACTAAGATTTCTGGCccactgtgagataataaatgtttaatgttttaagccactgaactTTAGGGCAATTTATAAAATAGCAATAGATAACCAATACACTCTCTAATAACCATTGCAAACCCACACTGGTAAACAAATTCATTATTTGCAGACTCATATTCATAATTCAACCAATAATTATTGAAGGTCTAATCTATTAGGCCCTGCTATAGGGACAAAGTCATGAAAAACACAGTTTCCAAACTATGGTTTTATGGAGCTTTGCacacagacaataaacaaaatatatcttatttcaGATGATGATAattgctatggagaaaaataaagcaaggaagcAGGACAAAGCTCGAACTAAGTAGGGgctgcaattttaaaaagagtagtcAGAGGCCTCCTCTGAAAATATGACATATGAACAAAACCCTGAAAAGTGTGATAAAATTAGTCATACAGGATTTGGAGGAAAtacattccaagcagagaaaaTAGCAAATGGAAAAGTCCTGATGCAGGAGTAAAACTGACCAATGCAGCATCTATGCAGCCTATGTACCTTTTTAATGACTTTGGCTTTAACTTTGGCTTTAATctgagagttaggagtctctcgtgttctgtctccctttctgatactcctaactctgggcaacaaacaaggggtagtagaaagggaggtgggcgggcggtgggggtgactgggtgatgggcactgaggggggcacttgatgggataagcactgggtgttattctagatgtcggcaaattgaacaccaataaaaaataaattaaaaaaaaactttggcttTAATCTAGAGTGAAATGTGGAGTCGTTGGGTTTTGAAAAGGGGAATGGTATCACTAATGTTTCAGAATGATCATTCTGGTTGctgtgtttgaaaaaaaacatGTGTGGTGGCACAGAGGGTGCAAGTTTGGGGGGAAGCAGGGAAACTGGTTAGAAAGTTTTTATAATAACCCTAGCGAGAGTATGGTTGATTCAATCATGGTGGGAAAGATTAAGGATGTGAAAAATAGATTATGAATACGTTTTTTTTTATTACGAGTATGTTTTAATGAAAGATTTAATAGAACTTGCCAAAACAATTAAACTAATTTTAAGGTGTGTATGCCCACAGAGGGATACCTAGTAATAAATCATTAAAGCCAGAAAGTACatggtttatttattaattctactttgaaatatttattattcttaatcTCCTATAATCCTATAATCCATACCCACTGCTACTGTCTTGCTTCTAGGCACTATAATGACTAttttcaatgactttttaaaggtttcaaatatattttatttcttcaattatgCTATATTTTAATAAGCAGCAGAGTACTTAAATGACAAGTTGATTTTGAAACAATTTTGTATTAAGTAACTTTGATGGTTACTCATCATTCCACTCTTGTGGGGTGACTCTTCCAACTGGAGATAGGTTCCATTCTATCCCAATCTGTGTGGCTGTATACACCCATGCAACAACACAGAAAGCGGTCCCACTGGCTAGTACAGTGTCACCGTATTTGTCATGGAAATCTGGTGAgtgttttttgtgtttctgtCTTGACCTAATTGGTTGAATACTTCGAATCTTGAACCTTTTTAGTGCATTTCTGGCCAAGGGAAACATCACGAAAGTATGACAGGACTGCAGTCAACTGCAGCTGTTGGTCTATTTCCTTGCAGGGatacctgcaaaaaaaaaagatgagcaataACATCTGATCTGCATTCAGTTCCTCCCTCAGAATGTTTCATTCACACCACTCCTCAGAGTGACCGGTCATGTTAGCTTCGATGCCATGGTATCTGGATTTGAGTCTCAGCTCTGCTACTGACTAGCTGTATGAACTCGGGCAATTACTTAACCTCCCCTTGCCTTAGTCTCTTCAATGGCAAACTGAGACAGTAATGCCCAGCAACAAAGGGTGCTCTGTGTGTATAACACCACTCTGGTTAGTCTTAAGGGGCCTGCTTCAAGTTAGCTTCAAGTTAGCACACTTGCTTCAAGTTAGCACACTCCTCACTTGCTGACCTAAGGTCTGTGATCTATAACAGAACTAATTTATGTTCTTTGAGATTTGCAGACCATTGGCCTTGAGGAATGAAAGACTAGAACTTTTCCAGGCCATAGATTCCCAACAAGTCTGTCTGAAGCCACCTTGGCTTTCTGATTATTAGCCCAGTAGTTCTTtaccaaaatgtttttcttttttaggttacACAGACGACTCTACTGACGTCCCTTTGTGCATCTGTAGACCTTGCCTTCTTTTGCAAATAGAACAGGATACTCCAGCACATCATGAAACAAGAAAGAGAGCCGCTTGCACAACACCCTCTCACTGAGAGAACTTTTATAGCTGGCATCATTGAGTCTGCATGAATCAAGAAAATGTTGAAGGCCGCTGCATTCCCTTGACTAATTAACTacactaaaactttaaaaatccttgGGCCAGGCAGAAACCTCAGAGTTGGCTTCTGTACAAGAGTCCACATTCTCCTCAGGTTGCCAGCTTCCGGAATAAAGTTCACATTTCTTTCCAATCAAAACTTGTCTCTTGAGTCATGATCTTTCAGTTGATGGGCAGCCAAATTTGGTTTAGGTAACATGAGAATTACATACGATAATCCCTAACAACAAAAGTAAGCACCTAGTAAGTAAGTATTATCTATTCTATTTTTCACATAGAGCCAATGGCTTGTTCCCTAGACTTCAAACTCATCAGTATGACCGACAAATGACAATTCACAACATGTCCCACAAGTCCAATGACCTAGGACTACTGTAAACTCAGGTTTCAGTCAGAATTATAAGGCATTCAGAGTACATCctacctcctcttcctgctcctcccacctcccttttgtTTAAGCTCTTTCCTCAaatctcccttctcctcctttaCCTGTAATTCCTGCCTTGCACCTTTCTACAGGTAAAAttctatttgccttttaaaacataatctaAATATCACTACTTCTGTGAAATCCTTCCAAATCTCCCTAGGTTGAATAAACCTCCTCTTCTCTGGGCTCCTACACTTCTTACAACCCTGTTTCATAGCATTTAACATGATAATGGccttatcattttttaaaatagactattttttaagaagagtttTAGATTCACTGTGAAAGTGAGTGGAAAATACAGACCTCCCATATACATGCTGACTCCACACATGTATAGCTTCCTCCTCCGGTAACAGGCAATTAAATGTTACGTTTCTTACAATCAATGAACCTacataacagtcctttatcatgTATGTCTTCATGATTGTGATGAAAGGGACAAAAACAGAACCAAATGCCTTTCTAGAAGAAAGGTTTCAAatattcaaggtttttttttctttcctgttaatCATGAATCTATCCACCAAAAGTCACTAAGATTTAATTTGAATTGAATTCAGAAAGTAGGCTaaaggtgaaaaggaaaaaaaaaaataaaaataaaggtgaaaaggGTCAGGGTATGACAGGTGCAGCTTAATTCAATAAAAACCACTTGTGGCACACAggatggcagaaaaaaaaaacagaataattgtGGTAAGAGGAATTTTTTGTGGGTTATCTATGCATGCCTGCTACTGTATGACAAAACATTTCATTACTCCTATCTTCAAAATGTGAAGTTGAAATTTACTTTGTCTCTAGTGACACTAATCACATCCCTTTGTAGCCTGATTCATCTTTTGGCTATTCctttatctgtgattttttttttttctgtctagcCTAAAGTTTCTTGTACCAGTGAGTATCCATTATTAAGAATTTTCTTAGGGttccccggggtggctcagcagtttagcgccaccttcagcacagggcctgatccttgagacccgggatcgagtcccacatcgggctccctgcatggagcctgcttctctctctgcctgtgtctctgcctctctctctctctctctctctctctctctgtgtgtgtgtgtgtgtgtgtcatgaataaataaaatctttgaggaaaaaaaataattttcttttagggaaaaaaaaagaagtttcttttagGAACTCCTGTAGTTTGTAGTTAGCATTTCATCctataataaacaaaatacagtCTCTTAGAcacctttatttttccttgtcaGCATTAGCTACAGCTGTCTCAGTTGCCTTTATATCTACATTATATCAATTTCTGCTTATAAAACACAAGATGATCTAGGAATCCATGGGTTAGAGAAATTTTCCATACTGTTCAATTCCACATAACTTACTTTTATGATAAATTTCACCTAAGCCTCTTTATTACCCAAAGAATTGAAGAAGTAGGGTCTAATATCCATATgaaagcataaaaaaagaaattcaatgatATAATGCAGGTAAAGAAAATACTTCTCAAAAGTAGATGCTCTCTGATGAAAACAGACCACAAAGAGATGGAACAAGACAGGTTTTTCTAAGTAATAAAGAACACAGTAGAGGTTCTCTCACGCCTGtggcaataaaagaaaagaaatatgttctgaataaatataaatagttaaAGAGAGTGAAGTATCCcatgaggatgaaaagaaaaaattgattgTGTCATCTATTTTATACAGCAATGCTGAAACTCAGTTTAGGAAAATAATGAATGCTAGACTTCAATCTAAGTGCAATAAGGAAGTATACATATTTGAAGCTCTActgataacaaaaataatttcaaatcacTAAAGTCTATAAAAAGAAGTAAAGCGTAATATATTACTATAGTAGGGAAactaatatttaatgaatatatgcCTGTTTGCCAGATATTGTCCCAGAATTTTGCACATCTGCAAAACCGGTGTGCAATGCTgattatttatctccattttgtacCTACGAACAAACGCCAGGTCAAGATGTGAATCCAAGTTCCCAGATTTTAAATCTAGCACATTTTTCAactatcatttttcttaaagtataCTCAATTCTGAGtattggaaacaaacaaaagcccaatGCGGTTACCAGAGGTTACTCTTTAACTGAAACCGGTTCACCCTAGTGACTACTAGTATGTCAGGGTCTGAGCTGGGTGCCAGTGGTACCATGCCCACTCtcgagagagagaatgaacagagcCGCTATTACAAGGGAAGAGACAGGCTAGAGATGAACACAGGGCGTCCTTAGTCTACAGGAGGAGTTACATTTCTACCTCAAGTTCTAGAAATGGTTTCAGAGGAAACGACACGCAGGCTAGATCTTGAAGGatggttaaaatataaaaaacaaacctgGGAGTGTAGGGTGTAGATGAAGTAGCAGAAGTGAAAGCACAGAGGGCTCAAATAGCATGCGGGAAGGACAATCTGGTGAGAGCTCAATAACACTGGGTAATAAGTGAATGCCCACTGATGAGCCTGGAGGGATGAGGAAAGAACAGCAGCACAGTGAGGACTTTACATGCCTGGCTTTGGAACTTAAACTCAATTCAGTAGATCCGTGTTCCTCACTGATGAGAAAAGAGCACTCAAACTCACAGCCTTTTTCTGTGAGTTACCAATGGGAATTCTTAGATCTGTGTTTTTACTCTcacaatataaagaaatacaagacAACAATATTGAGACCTGGATGATGTAGCTTTTCAATTACTGGTGCCTGCGTTTATCTTTGTTCTGCATTTTTTGCTTGTCCTAGTGTACAACATTTATTTATCCTGGGCTAATGTGAAAAGAACGGAGTCAGCTTTTATAATTAAGTAATGTGTTCATGCcagcaacaaaacaaagaattagaCAAACTGAGTCATGCCACAGCTCACTATATGGTACAgacatctgaaaataaaagaactatgGCCATGGCAAGCACAGTTGCAGATTCTGGACATTATTAATGGGCACATATtgaattaatattataattttgaattttctttgttgtatagtttggttcatttttaatttgaaaatgttttggatTCATAGTTGTATTAAAGAGGATAAATTTGGTTTTATGTTTACACATgtataagttattttaaaataattcaagacTGTACAAATGatatgaaggaattttttttccctttaaaaagatTCCATATTTAATCCAAGTTTGAGAAACATTCTTAGAATAGAGACCACTGATGGAATGGGGAAAAAGTATTTTGCAAGGATAATTTGTTAGGTGAAGAATGGGCAGGAAGATGGTGAAAGTGCAGGAAAGGTAGGAGGTTATTTCAGTGTTAGGTGTTTATTTCAGTGGTTCAAGAAAATGATAATGAGGACCTGAATTAAGTTCtgaaaaagagatggaaagaaactagaattgagaaaaattagaagaaaatcagTCTGAGGTGGAAAATAAATTACTCTAAGTAAACAGAGTAAGTCCATTCACTTAACCATTGGTTTATTTTGGACCAAAATTCTGtctatttctgttaaaaatcaGCAGATATCGACACTATAGCTTGAGCTGACCCCAGGGAATTGGAGTGTGGGTGATTTAGGTACAGAATGCAGCAAGGTCAAAGCGGCCATAATTCTATTCCTTTAGGAATATTTAGGTACACTTTAGGTGTACCTGAATAGGAGGGGGGAGGGTTTCTAAAATGATTTACTGTAtgatctcaaggaaaaaaaattaacttcatcCAATCTAAATAGAGCATGACATAGACTAATAAATGTCCTGCTTAGCTTTGATATAAGGTTTCTACCTAACGTTAGGGAGAAAATTAGAAAGTATGTCCTACTTCTCAAATGTGACTAAATATTATAAGTAAGAATCACACAGAGAGATGATGCTTAAGAAGGGATTAAGTGAATACCAAGGTTCCCCAACCTGGACTCTACTGACATTTTAGTCAAAATAATTCTTTCTCTTAGGGGGATATTCTGTTCATTGCAGTGTGTTTTAGTAGCATCCCTGCCTCTGTATACTACATACCAATAAGTAGTACCATTCTCCCCTTAGTTGTGACACCAAAAATCTATCTCCAGGCATTGTCAGACGTCACAGGGTGAGTAAAATCATCCTTGGTTAAGAACCACTGTTGTATACAAAGCAAAGTGTCTCCTATCACTGCGGCCATAATCCTCTAAATGGCATTATTCTATTCAATACAGAGACTGAAATTCTAAGAAAGTACATTCTCCCATTACCTGCTATAGGCTGCATAAAGATTGcctatcaacattttttttccaaactaacctcaagttttaaaatgtgcagTACACAACTCTGATGAATCAATCTATCTGGGGATCTGCTTGCTcgtctataaaataagaaaaaaaaagtgggattaaTTTAGCTTTTCCCAAACCTGCCTACTGCTAAGAGTCATCCAGAATCTTTGTCACAAAATGTAGGTTCCTAGATTCATGTTGAACTTAACTAACAAAGCATCTAGGGGAGTAGCCTGAGaatctgtatcttttaaaaaacctgagaacttttttaaaagttctcagaAGAGTCTTGCATCAGAC
This window harbors:
- the LOC121474273 gene encoding cytochrome c oxidase subunit 7B2, mitochondrial: MFPLARNALKRFKIRSIQPIRSRQKHKKHSPDFHDKYGDTVLASGTAFCVVAWVYTATQIGIEWNLSPVGRVTPQEWNDE